Genomic window (Lycium barbarum isolate Lr01 chromosome 2, ASM1917538v2, whole genome shotgun sequence):
GTGGTCCGCTTCTTGTCCATCTACAACAGATATTACCTTCTTTCCCCACATATTGGTGAGACTCTATGATTGTTTCTTCATAGCTCATCCTCCTGCTCTATCTCTTTTTCCAAATACCAGGTTCATAGTGATGATATTTAGGAAGACAGATCCTGGTGCTTTCTTTCGTGTGTTTATCAAAACTAATCTTCTTTTTCTTTATGGGAGTGGATGTTGCCCGGTTTCCAAGCTCCTTTTATGCTAGGCCTTTGGTGAGAGGATTTATTCCTTTTATTTCTCTATGCGCAGACCATCCCGACTTGTTCTTGTCTCCTCTCACTCATGCATATTTATTCTGATCAATAATCACTGTTAAGGACCGGATTTTTGTTGGGTCCCTTTCTTCTGGATGACAATTGACTTGGGCATTCTTCGATTTGTTTTGTGCCCTATGATGTAGAGTCATTTTCAATATGGGTTCTCCTAGGTGCTGCTTGCTCTTCTAAGTTACCCTGGCTTCTATTAGATATGGATGTTGGGAGCTTTCACAATTGTGTAGTTGGATACACACAAGTTCTTGTATTCTGAGAACCTTATTGTATTGGAAGCTTCTCTCTTCTTTTACTCCCTCTAGATCTTCCAATAAGATTTTGTTTTTGGCTTATTTAGCCTGTAGTTCCTTCTTTATTGTCTTGAGGGAGCTTTTCTTAGATTGCTCAACTTAGTCTTTCATAGTTGTGATAGTGGACCCAAGCTCTTCTTTCTCAAGTTCTAGTGTTTGCTTCCCTTGCTCATAGTATGAACTTGTTCTCTAAGACCGTCAATCATCTCTGCTAGGTTTTCTTGTTGTGATTCTTGGTTTACCAGATCCACTTGTAGGGAGTACATAGATTCTATTATACTTCCCTTTGCCTTTTGGAGATTTCAGTACTATTATTTTActaattttgtaattttcttGTTGAGTGCATCTCAATTTGTGTAATAATTTATTGTTGAATCGTACTATTTTCTGCATATCATTAATTTGTGCAAATGTGAGATGTCTTTGGATATGGAGACACAATAATTAGTTATTGAACATTACAaaagtgaaataatttttgaGATTAAAATAATAGTGACTGCTTAGGAGACAACTTCAAGCCTTCAAATCATTCTTATGttttgaagtattcttgattaCTGGGGGAAACATAGTAGATGCGGATTAGTTGGCggcttttttataaaatataaaagtttgggttgattttttaaaattttaaaagggcCAACAGATAGATCTTAGCCCAAAACAGGTTCGAGCCAGAATTTGGGATTGgaagatttgttttcaaaatttGTCAATATTTTATGGTCAAAACGATTTGAATAACTATTTTGAAAATAGGCTTCCAAAATCTATGGCTAGGAGCTAGTGATGGAGTACAACACAagttaaagaaaaagaaattataatttcaaaattcATGACAAGTTGTACATCCTTAGATATGAAATCCCAAAATTTTCAATTGATGGTATGCTTTTATTACCTCATTTAATGTTGGAGAAACAAAGGaggaaaaatatatatacattagCTAAATGTTCGTTGTCAGCTGGCCTCAAATGTACTTGCTACAATAGCTAAAAACAGAACATCAATAATACTAGAACAATTATCTACCTAATATGTTTTATCGACAAAGATACAGTAAAACATTTTACAATACCAACAATTCTCGTGGTACGATTGAAAAGATGAAAATTTATTGGTTTTCTCCTCCTAGAGATTTCTCAGTAGATCTGTCTCAAATGGCTTCTTCGAATCCACAACTCATACATAATCATATGAAAAACATCAAAGTCTTTGGAAAAAGAGTTCCACTGAAAATGCTTCTGCACCTGCATTACATTCTTTTGAAGCTTCATGTATTGATCGTACTCtatttcttcaagaattttcttcaGTTTTGGAATATCAAGAGATGAAACAACGACAGAGAAACTTTCCCAGTTGAGAATGTCAGCGTAGGGGAGATCATAATGGTCAGCCAATATGACTGGAACACAACCATAGTAAAGGGCGTCACCAATTCGGGCAGTGTTGATCTCAAAACCTTTAGCATGAATGCAGTATTTGCTGCCCAATAAGGCATCTGAGTACGGTGTTTTCATCCGGCCGCGGTGAACGATGATCTCGGAATCGTTTTTCCATACTTGGACCAGGTTTCCACGCACTCTGGAGTTCATTGCTCCGGCGAAGAAAGCTAGCTTTTTCCTGAAGTTTCATGtttccaaacaaaataaaaaaataaaaaagaccaAGCCAAAATAGAAAAAGATTTACAATGACATTCTATGATTCTAAGAATCattgagaagaagaaaaaggtgGTGATACTTTTCTACTGAGAATGAATTGCACTCTCGCCGGAGTTTAAATAATATACACCgttaattaaataatatttacataatcaagtCATTTTTAGCTGCTACAACAGGTAAAATATCTTATTTGCACGATTTCAAATTTCACATTTGAAAGAGACTTATATGTAGATATTATTTGAATGAccaatataattaataaaaaaaaatacttctgaCACATGTCAAATATCTCTTTAGAACTTATGGTTTTAAATACTTTTATAACATTATTATGGCTATAAGAGCATGTCATTAAGAGTAAGTTGAGAAACTTCAAGTTCAATTGGTTTTAATTAGAGAAGggcatcattttttttaaaacaaattgaAAATGTTTCACATAAAATTTTGGGGCATAATGAATCGTAAATATCTCTAACAAAGTTCTTGCCAAAAGAAAGTATGGCATTTGGGGTGAGAAAGAAATGCACCTCTGTGAAGGACCATTTGTAGGGTGTACTCCTTTTCTAGGCCAAATTTGAGGAATGGAAGCATCCTTATGAGCAACATAACCAGATAGGAAGTAACTTGAAGAGCAAACCACTTGGATAGCATTTAACTTCACATGAATAGCTTTCTCCATGGCCGACCTTCCAACAGAATGACAAGCAACATAGAAATGGTCAGCCCCTCCTGACCTATTCCAATACGGGTATTTTTCACTAATTTCAACAACATAATTTTTGACAAAATCTTGGATCCCACCAACCCCTACCCTCTTGTCATTTCTCAAACTTGCTATAGAAAATGGAAGATAAAAAAGGTCAGCTTCTTTGGGGTCATTTGTGATGAAATGACTTTTATAAAGGGCTTTCTTGAAATAACTCTCACTTGCATAATTCCCTGATGGCTCATGGTCAACTGGTAGTAACACATTTGCAAAAGGGTCGTTCTTCTTGTGGGGATACACATATATTTTTAGTGTTCTATTCATTTCCTTGTATTCTTCCTCAAAGAGATCCTTGTCATGAAACACGTTTTTCTTCTGAACCAATTTCTCTGAAAGGCAAAAACCAATCAGTTTAAATATACACAATAATACACTATAGCATTTTtgtccattttgatgaaattcgtcctatgcatgatgatgataatgcCTGCTATCTACACATAGTACGTAGTTTACAATCGCACACCATCATAGTTGCTCCAGTCTTTTAGAATTGATAATTCTAGTTAAATTTTGTCTATACTTTCTTTCTGATTGAGACGCTGCTGTTTTTAAGTTTTGGGAAGATGTTTAAGACAACTTTTCTAACTAAACGGCCTAAAGATTCTATTTTAATTACTTGACAAACCGTTTTAAAACAATGGAGTGATATTTTTAAGATTGTTCAAGAAAAAGTATGAAGtaaatttataaatatgcaaagaAAACGAAAACACAAATCAAACACTCATGATCATCTTATTCTCACTTGCCCTGAGTAAATGTTTGAAATGCCTACAAATTCAGCTTAAATTGAT
Coding sequences:
- the LOC132626602 gene encoding probable glycosyltransferase At5g03795; protein product: MSWFKTKYCYLSNKTSHSKVPIIIFFSTQYNMAVSSPWNRRFKGSFIKPTILAFITSTLIVFYILCTSRLLLHLHQTLIHVKAPLDSSNLKSSSLPKLRVFVDHHHNMPKEDDETVTLLLANISSLPLPEPFPIANEEIHLTKQEIQLGSSREKLVQKKNVFHDKDLFEEEYKEMNRTLKIYVYPHKKNDPFANVLLPVDHEPSGNYASESYFKKALYKSHFITNDPKEADLFYLPFSIASLRNDKRVGVGGIQDFVKNYVVEISEKYPYWNRSGGADHFYVACHSVGRSAMEKAIHVKLNAIQVVCSSSYFLSGYVAHKDASIPQIWPRKGVHPTNGPSQRKKLAFFAGAMNSRVRGNLVQVWKNDSEIIVHRGRMKTPYSDALLGSKYCIHAKGFEINTARIGDALYYGCVPVILADHYDLPYADILNWESFSVVVSSLDIPKLKKILEEIEYDQYMKLQKNVMQVQKHFQWNSFSKDFDVFHMIMYELWIRRSHLRQIY